One window of Paenibacillus sp. FSL K6-3182 genomic DNA carries:
- a CDS encoding sugar ABC transporter permease, which yields MNRALKNPITYVAFIIPTLALYALFFVYPVIVSFFYGFFRWDGITEKVFIGFDNFTRLWQDEIFRKALLNNFYFMAFSLIVNIPLVFLISIIISKVRRMRDFYKSAVFVPVVISTATVAILFGVLYNYDSGMINQLIRLVAPESWAREWLSDPKLAMLSILIANAWQNIGFFIVLCLAAILNIPKEIIEASKLDGVTGWQETWMITLPLVRPILFVMLLLSVSGTMKVLDIVQIMTNGGPFQSTEVMATYMLKVGFRSLELGYGSAIGVAMFIIILILTGILQRITKSEEVQY from the coding sequence ATGAACAGAGCGCTCAAAAATCCGATTACTTACGTGGCGTTCATTATTCCGACGCTTGCTTTATATGCTTTGTTTTTTGTTTATCCCGTTATCGTATCTTTTTTTTACGGTTTCTTTCGTTGGGATGGCATTACTGAGAAGGTGTTTATCGGATTTGATAACTTTACGAGATTGTGGCAGGATGAAATTTTTAGAAAAGCACTTTTAAACAACTTTTATTTCATGGCGTTTTCCCTAATCGTGAACATTCCGCTCGTCTTCTTGATTTCGATCATTATTAGTAAAGTTAGACGGATGCGTGACTTTTACAAATCGGCCGTGTTTGTGCCGGTTGTTATATCGACGGCTACTGTAGCCATTTTGTTCGGCGTTTTGTACAACTATGATTCAGGAATGATCAATCAATTAATTCGTCTTGTTGCACCAGAAAGCTGGGCGCGCGAATGGTTGTCGGATCCCAAGCTTGCAATGCTCTCGATTCTTATCGCGAATGCATGGCAAAATATCGGCTTCTTCATAGTACTTTGTTTGGCAGCAATTCTAAACATTCCGAAAGAAATTATCGAAGCTTCTAAGCTGGATGGCGTAACCGGCTGGCAAGAAACATGGATGATCACATTGCCGCTTGTAAGACCAATCCTATTTGTAATGCTGCTTCTTTCTGTTTCGGGAACGATGAAGGTGCTTGATATCGTACAAATCATGACGAACGGCGGTCCTTTCCAATCCACAGAAGTTATGGCGACTTATATGCTTAAAGTTGGCTTCCGCTCTCTTGAACTTGGATATGGCAGCGCGATCGGTGTTGCGATGTTCATTATTATTTTGATTCTTACGGGTATTTTACAGCGCATCACAAAAAGCGAGGAGGTGCAGTACTAA
- a CDS encoding response regulator, translating to MTGKVLLVDDEAHITRNLEKVIPWEMLGLTVGGTAKNGVEALELMEQQHFDLLLCDIRMPVMDGLELVRHIRDKAMACDIIMLSGYQDFAYTRTAIQFGVNDYVLKPIPYDELTGVIARVMSTQRSKQKLQQEEKQKLGRMIDLASEKILYDIIMDYTDVTADNWLLTGDEQQLKRQQFVLIVLDLDVSSEKTKDWRDWSDKERKLWNFAVCNVLREKLQQNGLHHAVIQIRDGEWCVLIETEKTAEFDIAFIKNWADMLLSAIKSHVKLNLFAGIYHKFAAVADLSQAYKLVQQGMQLTPVHDIIAIYPSAQQKSSQADQAFWDTAEKLIGAVKRGDTISVDSELQSITLLLQRMNEPSLNRVKPLLHFFVLHLMREMKEMGVFTREQEDMLWRRLDRRFGIKDLLSVIRQVTNTVSEKSMDKKKQSERSMAEAKAFLDRNLYRDLSVEETATHVGLSTSYFSLLFKQTFGETFIEYVTRQRMERAKAMLGESLKSVAQIAKEVGYAERRYFTKVFMKYTGENPTDYRTRRQEGGQHNEALNEPS from the coding sequence ATGACGGGTAAAGTACTCCTAGTTGACGATGAGGCACATATTACGAGAAATTTAGAAAAAGTTATTCCCTGGGAAATGCTAGGGCTTACTGTTGGCGGTACAGCTAAAAATGGTGTTGAAGCGTTAGAGCTTATGGAGCAGCAACACTTTGACTTATTGCTGTGCGATATTCGCATGCCGGTTATGGATGGTTTGGAGCTTGTTCGGCATATCCGTGATAAAGCAATGGCTTGCGATATTATTATGCTGTCGGGATATCAGGATTTCGCTTATACGCGAACAGCAATTCAATTTGGCGTCAATGATTATGTGTTAAAGCCGATACCTTATGATGAATTGACTGGTGTTATTGCTAGAGTAATGTCTACTCAGCGCAGTAAGCAGAAGCTGCAGCAGGAAGAGAAGCAGAAGCTCGGCCGGATGATCGATCTCGCTAGCGAGAAAATTTTGTACGATATTATTATGGATTATACCGATGTTACTGCAGATAATTGGCTCTTGACCGGAGATGAACAGCAGCTCAAGCGGCAGCAGTTCGTCTTAATTGTGCTTGATCTTGATGTAAGCTCGGAGAAGACGAAGGATTGGCGTGACTGGTCCGATAAGGAAAGAAAGCTGTGGAATTTTGCTGTATGTAATGTACTGCGTGAGAAGCTGCAGCAAAATGGGCTGCATCATGCGGTCATTCAAATTCGAGATGGTGAGTGGTGTGTGCTCATTGAAACGGAGAAAACAGCTGAATTTGATATTGCCTTCATTAAAAACTGGGCAGACATGTTATTGTCTGCGATTAAGAGCCATGTAAAGCTGAATTTATTTGCAGGTATTTATCATAAGTTTGCAGCGGTTGCTGACTTATCCCAAGCCTATAAGCTTGTACAGCAAGGGATGCAGCTTACGCCTGTCCATGACATTATCGCTATTTATCCATCCGCTCAGCAAAAATCATCACAAGCAGATCAAGCGTTTTGGGATACCGCGGAGAAATTAATTGGAGCGGTTAAACGCGGGGATACGATAAGCGTAGACAGCGAGCTTCAAAGTATTACGCTGCTCTTGCAGCGAATGAATGAGCCTTCATTAAATCGTGTGAAGCCGCTGCTTCATTTCTTTGTCCTGCATCTTATGCGTGAGATGAAAGAAATGGGCGTATTTACTCGCGAGCAAGAGGATATGCTTTGGCGCAGATTGGATCGCCGCTTTGGCATTAAGGATTTATTATCAGTTATTCGTCAAGTTACGAATACGGTTTCGGAGAAATCTATGGATAAGAAAAAGCAATCGGAACGTTCAATGGCTGAAGCGAAAGCCTTTTTGGACCGCAATCTTTATCGCGATCTAAGTGTTGAAGAAACGGCAACTCATGTCGGTTTAAGCACCTCTTATTTTAGTTTATTGTTCAAGCAGACTTTTGGCGAAACGTTTATCGAATATGTAACGCGGCAACGGATGGAGCGCGCGAAGGCAATGCTTGGGGAATCACTCAAGAGCGTTGCACAAATCGCGAAGGAAGTCGGTTATGCGGAGCGGCGATATTTTACAAAAGTATTTATGAAATATACAGGTGAGAATCCTACCGATTATCGTACGAGACGGCAAGAGGGTGGACAACATAACGAGGCTTTGAATGAGCCGTCGTAA
- a CDS encoding sensor histidine kinase yields MNLRPKLMLAFIFLIVIPMIGLGIFSFINSETLLEKKYSEQTEISLRAVGGNIHYFFRELDQLSDGNLTSTEVQETLKYSSYNSNDAGTLIQINQAEKEMKRILFQHPAVSFVVLYAKDGTMFRSYRNDPTTFKPISFDMLKQHSVYKDVMNLGGRPLWIGPYEQRELTGVEPPLFTQIRVVKDIESFNDLGVMITQYKTEEISSMLKTFQNPQSNAAETRYLIVNKAGLIMLDSKKKMDGHNINEQTDSLPQHTNNYNSSREKFEGIDSLVSSYQLDRNGWILVSIKPWDSLTNENVRFVQWIGMITVLGLLSAVLFNVFFVNRVAKTIIKVVRKMRLVEQGLLDIRVTAQGKDETVLLANSFNSMVERIGNLLSEVRREQARKQHAEMMLMQAQIKPHFLFNTLESINALAAQNEGAKIMLMVRRLSNLLRTSMHQSEEIRISQEIEHVRSYLEIQKYRFEELFSYELNVPAEALDFSILKLSLQPLVENSIQHGFDGYEDGQGRISIDVTAEPHQIVIMVRDNGLGMSSRVLTKLSAESDSESKQTDAAQMGERRGLGLRNVADRLRIHYGPAFGLWICSQEGSGTVIRCVIPKSRGDQL; encoded by the coding sequence ATGAACTTGAGACCGAAATTGATGCTTGCATTCATATTTCTAATCGTCATTCCGATGATTGGCCTCGGCATATTCTCATTTATTAATTCTGAGACGCTGCTGGAGAAAAAGTATAGCGAGCAAACCGAAATTTCGCTCAGGGCTGTAGGAGGCAATATTCATTATTTCTTTCGAGAGCTTGATCAGCTATCCGATGGTAATTTAACGAGCACAGAGGTGCAGGAAACACTGAAATACAGCTCGTATAATTCCAATGATGCCGGCACGCTCATTCAAATTAACCAAGCAGAGAAAGAAATGAAACGGATTTTGTTCCAACACCCTGCTGTCAGCTTTGTTGTGCTGTATGCGAAGGATGGGACGATGTTCCGCTCTTACCGCAACGATCCGACGACGTTCAAGCCTATTTCCTTTGATATGCTCAAGCAGCATTCCGTCTATAAGGATGTTATGAATCTTGGCGGACGTCCGCTTTGGATTGGACCTTATGAACAGCGTGAGCTGACAGGTGTTGAACCGCCTCTATTTACACAAATTCGTGTTGTTAAGGATATTGAGTCATTTAATGATTTGGGCGTAATGATTACGCAGTACAAAACGGAAGAAATATCGAGCATGCTCAAAACCTTTCAAAACCCGCAATCCAATGCAGCCGAAACAAGATACCTCATTGTCAATAAAGCAGGCCTTATTATGCTAGACAGCAAAAAAAAGATGGATGGTCATAATATAAACGAACAGACCGATTCATTGCCGCAGCACACGAATAACTACAACAGCTCGCGAGAAAAGTTTGAAGGTATAGACAGTCTTGTTTCTTCCTATCAATTGGATCGCAATGGTTGGATCCTTGTGTCCATAAAGCCTTGGGATTCACTTACTAACGAAAATGTTCGGTTTGTTCAGTGGATTGGGATGATTACGGTCCTTGGTTTGCTATCGGCGGTATTGTTCAACGTCTTTTTTGTTAACCGAGTAGCGAAAACGATCATTAAAGTTGTTCGTAAAATGAGATTGGTTGAGCAGGGGTTGCTTGATATTCGAGTAACAGCTCAAGGTAAGGATGAAACCGTTCTACTGGCCAACAGCTTCAATAGTATGGTTGAGCGAATCGGCAATTTGCTTAGTGAAGTGCGCAGAGAGCAGGCACGTAAGCAGCATGCGGAAATGATGCTTATGCAGGCACAGATTAAACCGCATTTCCTATTTAATACGCTCGAATCGATTAATGCTCTTGCAGCACAAAATGAAGGCGCGAAAATTATGTTGATGGTGCGCAGATTAAGCAATTTGCTTCGCACAAGCATGCATCAATCCGAAGAAATAAGGATCAGCCAAGAAATTGAGCATGTCCGCAGTTATTTGGAAATACAGAAATACCGCTTCGAGGAGCTTTTCTCATACGAATTGAATGTCCCGGCAGAAGCACTTGATTTCTCCATACTAAAGCTTTCGCTTCAACCGCTCGTAGAAAATAGCATTCAGCATGGGTTTGATGGTTATGAAGACGGACAAGGCAGGATATCAATTGATGTAACTGCTGAGCCTCATCAGATCGTCATTATGGTTCGTGACAACGGATTAGGCATGAGCTCCAGAGTGCTGACTAAGCTGTCAGCAGAGTCAGACTCTGAAAGCAAGCAGACCGATGCTGCGCAAATGGGTGAGAGAAGAGGACTTGGATTACGAAATGTTGCAGATCGCTTGCGCATACATTATGGTCCTGCGTTCGGTTTGTGGATTTGTAGTCAAGAAGGCAGCGGGACCGTTATTCGCTGTGTAATTCCGAAGAGCAGAGGTGATCAGCTATGA
- a CDS encoding glycoside hydrolase family 3 protein, protein MTTTREWDNWSLKKKVGQLFVFGFHGFEPTAQIKQLIETSGIGGTIYFSRNVKDAKQVHKLSGELQSIARKAGNPPLFVAIDQEGGMVARLVDGVTLMPGNMALGATGDKESARETAFVCGEELRQLGVTMNYAPCIDVNNNPDNPVINVRSYSDRSDVVAELGAAAVAGYQAARVAATVKHFPGHGDTAVDSHHALPILLHGRDRLDAIELKPFLAAIEAGTDCIMTAHVCLPALDPSGVPSTLSEPVITGLLRKELGYDGIVVTDCLEMDAIDKTYGPEQGAIKALQAGADMVLISHTFDKQWAALEAVVRAVENGELAEARINEALNRIMTLKEKLVLEEPLLPWSQVEWEIGTEVNRAVAIKWSEASVTLVKDDGPLLPLSREKSTLVLWPKIVPVSVADEMLSGDGSLGHFLGEYGANIVERQMDDDHPLADLETFSQIVVVTYDASKHPVERDIAREVVKLAPERTIAVSVRNPLDLLLYPEVKTYMAVYECRPLALAAAARVLLGDLKPQGKLPLEISAAYPFGWSAAIHS, encoded by the coding sequence TTGACGACAACGCGTGAGTGGGATAACTGGAGCTTGAAGAAGAAGGTTGGACAATTATTTGTATTTGGCTTTCATGGCTTTGAGCCAACGGCGCAAATTAAGCAGTTAATTGAAACGAGCGGCATTGGCGGAACGATCTATTTTTCCCGCAATGTGAAGGATGCTAAGCAGGTGCACAAGCTTAGCGGCGAGCTTCAAAGCATCGCAAGAAAAGCTGGCAATCCGCCTCTATTCGTAGCGATTGATCAAGAAGGCGGCATGGTTGCAAGACTAGTTGACGGTGTAACACTTATGCCGGGCAACATGGCACTTGGTGCAACCGGCGATAAGGAGAGCGCTAGAGAGACAGCATTTGTATGTGGTGAAGAGCTTCGTCAATTGGGTGTTACGATGAATTATGCGCCTTGTATTGATGTTAATAATAATCCGGATAATCCTGTTATTAATGTACGTTCGTATAGCGACCGCTCTGATGTCGTTGCGGAACTCGGAGCAGCCGCAGTAGCAGGCTATCAAGCTGCACGAGTTGCAGCGACTGTTAAACATTTTCCAGGGCATGGCGATACGGCGGTGGATTCCCATCATGCGCTGCCGATATTGCTGCATGGGCGTGATCGGTTAGACGCGATTGAGTTGAAGCCGTTCCTGGCTGCAATTGAAGCAGGCACGGATTGCATTATGACAGCACATGTTTGCTTGCCGGCGCTTGATCCATCAGGCGTGCCATCGACTTTGTCTGAGCCTGTCATCACGGGTTTACTGCGCAAAGAGCTTGGTTATGACGGGATTGTTGTGACAGATTGTTTAGAGATGGATGCGATTGATAAAACCTATGGTCCAGAGCAGGGCGCTATTAAAGCGCTGCAAGCGGGAGCCGATATGGTGCTGATCAGCCATACATTTGATAAACAATGGGCTGCCCTTGAAGCCGTTGTGCGTGCTGTTGAGAACGGTGAGCTTGCAGAAGCTCGTATTAACGAGGCGCTTAATCGGATCATGACACTTAAGGAGAAGCTTGTGCTTGAGGAGCCATTGCTGCCGTGGTCACAAGTGGAGTGGGAAATTGGTACGGAAGTAAATCGAGCTGTTGCAATTAAATGGAGCGAGGCTTCAGTTACATTAGTAAAAGACGATGGGCCATTGCTGCCATTAAGCCGCGAGAAAAGCACGCTCGTATTGTGGCCCAAAATTGTCCCTGTTTCGGTGGCTGACGAAATGCTTTCAGGTGACGGCTCATTAGGTCACTTTCTTGGAGAGTATGGAGCTAATATCGTCGAGCGTCAAATGGATGATGATCATCCACTCGCTGATTTGGAAACATTCTCACAAATCGTCGTTGTCACTTACGACGCTTCCAAGCATCCCGTAGAGCGCGATATTGCACGCGAGGTCGTAAAATTGGCACCGGAGCGTACGATAGCTGTGTCGGTTCGGAACCCGCTTGATCTATTGCTATACCCGGAAGTAAAAACGTACATGGCAGTGTATGAGTGTCGTCCACTCGCGCTAGCTGCTGCTGCGAGAGTATTGTTAGGTGATCTTAAGCCGCAAGGCAAGCTGCCGTTAGAAATTTCGGCTGCGTACCCATTCGGCTGGAGTGCTGCTATTCATAGCTAA
- a CDS encoding carbohydrate ABC transporter permease, giving the protein MERSRGTQWWMHTFLMGYVAVVLFPLLWLFMSSFKTNREITVNTWSLPTSFNFDNYIAAWETANIGKYALNSTIVTVAACVLTLLFAAMTSFAIARMKYTKMNKAVYNFILLGLIVPAGALFIPLYRLIQKIHLFGQPLYDTHWSLILVYTTYALPITVFIIYAFMLSIPNELEEAGIMDGLGASGLFFRIIIPISMPALVTVFILNFIGNWNEYILSQLFITSESLKTLPTGMATFNDGYRTNFASLSAAVIISIIPVLVVYVFLQRQIIEGMTAGSVKG; this is encoded by the coding sequence ATGGAACGTTCCCGAGGCACACAATGGTGGATGCATACATTTTTAATGGGGTATGTTGCAGTAGTGCTCTTCCCTCTGTTATGGTTATTCATGTCATCATTCAAAACAAACCGTGAAATAACAGTAAATACATGGTCTTTGCCAACTAGCTTTAACTTTGATAACTATATCGCTGCTTGGGAAACGGCTAATATTGGTAAATATGCGCTGAATAGTACAATTGTAACCGTTGCAGCTTGTGTATTGACGCTCCTATTTGCAGCGATGACTTCATTTGCGATTGCGCGGATGAAATACACGAAGATGAATAAAGCTGTTTATAATTTCATTTTACTTGGCTTAATCGTCCCAGCAGGTGCATTGTTTATCCCGTTGTACCGTTTAATTCAAAAGATCCATTTGTTTGGACAGCCATTATATGATACGCATTGGTCATTAATTTTGGTATACACCACATATGCTTTGCCGATAACCGTGTTTATTATTTATGCATTTATGCTTTCGATTCCAAATGAGCTTGAGGAAGCTGGCATTATGGACGGGCTAGGCGCAAGCGGCCTGTTCTTTAGAATTATTATTCCGATTTCGATGCCGGCACTAGTTACTGTATTTATTTTGAATTTCATTGGCAACTGGAACGAATATATTTTGTCCCAACTATTTATAACATCTGAATCACTCAAAACACTGCCAACGGGTATGGCAACCTTTAATGATGGCTACCGCACAAACTTTGCATCGCTGTCTGCTGCGGTAATCATAAGCATTATTCCGGTCCTGGTTGTGTATGTGTTCTTGCAGCGTCAAATCATTGAAGGTATGACTGCAGGCAGTGTGAAGGGATAA